A single region of the Sorghum bicolor cultivar BTx623 chromosome 7, Sorghum_bicolor_NCBIv3, whole genome shotgun sequence genome encodes:
- the LOC110437269 gene encoding LOW QUALITY PROTEIN: uncharacterized protein LOC110437269 (The sequence of the model RefSeq protein was modified relative to this genomic sequence to represent the inferred CDS: substituted 2 bases at 2 genomic stop codons), which yields MERMLDARIPADGQRAPRHQSDESGAENSNGGHDRFRDGRGGGRRAGHHGQDGGRAHGRGHGHRVHFDDEEFDNYGHEEGSDENPFANDGLHRRRHYHRRHAYHGDREHHHGRRNREDPDSIARVKLSIPKFTGREDADAYLEWAEQCDQIFRVHNLSDQRCVNLASVEFSGYALTXWNQIQVNXLVLGLEHINTWEEMKQVMRRRFVPSSYQRDLRNRLQMLKQGKRSVDEYYKEMELLLVRTGIREDPESKMARFLGGLNEEIAGFVEMFPYHTLQDLVDQAMRTERKFQQETHGKSYANGGFYSIIPTSVAAPTVASSATTSSARSREIVCHKCHGRGHIAAQCPSRRTMIVNENGEWESESDRDEEGSRYDEDHENHDNEIQPDEGDNNCFISLRVLSVTATKEENGQQHNLFHTRGMIKEKLCRIIVNNGSCNNNASQELVDRMELKQRRHPNPYKMQWLNDCGALRVSHVVTFPFSIGRYNDHVECDVVPMQACQLLLGRPWLYDRDVQIFGRTNKLEYEDVFQEEVPPGLPPKRGIEHQIDLVPGASLPNRAAYRTNPEETKEIQQQRAINNITVRYRHPIPRLDDMLDELSGATIFTKIDLRSGYHQIRIREGDEWKTAFKTKFGLYEWLVMPFGLTNAPSTFMRLMNHVLRSFIGKFVVVYFDDILIYSKSLDEHVKHIQSVLAVLREQKLYANLDKCTFCTDKVVFLGFVVSGQGVEVDEDKIKAVREWMPPQNASQKEVPFNWGEAQEKAFEELKMKLTTAPLLALSDFGKTFEIECDASGIGIGGVLMQERRPIAYFSEKLSGPTLNYSVYDKELYALVRSLETWQHCLLPKEFVIHSDHESLKHLKGQLKLNRRHAKWSEFIESFPYVVKYKKGKDNIEAHAGRLMVHSTTKFCPFEIVYGFKPTAPIDLLPLPMQEHVNFDASKRAEFVKKLHDQAKANIEKMTKLYEKHANKGHKKMLFEPGDLVWVHLRKDRFPEQRKSKLQPRADGPFKVLRKINDNAYEIDLPSTYGVSTSFNVSDLSPFFGLKESRTTLFEGGRII from the exons ATGGAGAGAATGCTTGATGCACGCATACCTGCGGATGGGCAGAGGGCTCCTCGGCATCAATCTGATGAATCTGGTGCTGAAAATTCTAATGGAGGACATGACCGTTTCAGAGATGGTCGTGGTGGTGGTAGGCGGGCTGGTCATCATGGCCAAGATGGAGGACGAGCTCATGGACGTGGTCATGGCCATCGAGTTcattttgatgatgaagaatttgATAACTATGGTCACGAAGAGGGGTCTGATGAGAATCCCTTTGCAAATGATGGGCTGCATAGGCGGCGTCATTATCATCGGCGGCATGCTTATCATGGAGATAGAGAGCATCATCATGGACGTCGTAATAGGGAAGACCCGGACAGCATTGCTCGTGTCAAGTTGAGTATCCCAAAATTCACTGGAAGAGAGGATGCAGATGCATATCTTGAGTGGGCTGAGCAGTGTGATCAAATTTTTAGAGTGCATAATCTCTCTGATCAGAGGTGTGTCAATCTTGCTTCAGTAGAGTTCTCTGGTTATGCTCTGACTTGATGGAATCAGATACAAGTGAATTAACTTGTGTTGGGCCTTGAACATATCAACACATGGGAAGAGATGAAGCAAGTGATGAGAAGGAGATTTGTACCATCAAGCTATCAGCGTGACCTTCGCAATAGGTTACAAATGTTGAAGCAAGGAAAAAGATcggttgatgagtattataaggagatggagCTGCTGTTAGTGCGGACTGGAATTAGAGAGGATCCAGAGTCAAAAATGGCcagatttttgggtggtctcAATGAGGAAATTGCTGGTTTTGTTGAGATGTTTCCATACCATACTTTGCAAGACCTTGTTGATCAAGCTATGCGTACTGAAAGAAAATTTCAGCAAGAGACACATGGAAAATCTTATGCAA ATGGTGGTTTCTACAGCATCATCCCTACAAGTGTAGCAGCCCCAACTGTTGCTTCCTCAGCTACTACTTCCTCTGCACGTAGTAGAGAAATTGTGTGCCACAAGTGCCATGGTCGTGGACATATTGCTGCACAATGTCCTAGTAGGAGGACCATGATTGTGAATGAGAATGGTGAATGGGAATCTGAAAGTGATCGAGATGAAGAAGGTTCAAGATATGATGAGGATCATGAGAACCATGATAATGAGATCCAACCCGATGAAGGTGATAACAACTGCTTTATTTCTCTTCGTGTGCTTAGTGTTACTGCTACAAAGGAAGAGAATGGGCAGCAACACAATCTTTTCCACACTCGAGGCATGATTAAAGAGAAGTTGTGTAGAATTATTGTTAACAATGGAAGCTGCAACAATAATGCTAGCCAAGAATTGGTTGATAGAATGGAGCTAAAACAACGGCGTCATCCTAATCCATACAAGatgcagtggctgaatgattgtgGTGCGCTGCGTGTGAGCCATGTTGTGACATTTCCTTTCTCTATTGGGAGGTATAATGATCATGTGGAGTGTGAtgtggtgcctatgcaagcaTGCCAACTGCTGCTAGGAAGACCATGGTTATATGATCGTGATGTTCAGATCTTTGGAAGAACCAACAAGCTG GAATATGAGGATGTCTTTCAAGAGGAGGTACCACCAGGGCTGCCACCCAAGAGAGGaattgaacatcaaattgaccTTGTTCCCGGTGCTTCACTTCCAAACCGAGCTGCATACCGCACCAATccggaggaaacaaaagaaattcaGCAACAA agagctattaataacatcacagtaagatataggcatcccattcctagacttgatgatatgcttgatgaacttagtggtgcaacaattttcactaaaattgacttgagaagtggctatcaccaaataagaataagagaaggagatgagtggaagacAGCTTTTAAAACCAAGTTTGGGTTGTATGAATGGTTGGTAATGCCCTTTGGATTAACTAATGCACCAAGTACctttatgagattgatgaatcaCGTGCTTAGATCTTTCATtggcaagtttgttgtggtttactttgatgatatattaatttacagcaagtctctTGATGAACATGTTAAGCATATCCAAAGTGTGCTTGCTGTCCTACGTGAGCAAAAATTGTATGCTAACCTTGAcaagtgcacattttgcaccgacaaggtagtctttcttggttttgttgtttcaggacaAGGTGTGGAGGTGGATGAGGATAAGATCAAAGCTGTTCGTGAGTGGATGCCTCCACAGAATGCAAGTCAA AAAGAAGTGCCTTTTAATTGGGGAGAAGCACAAGAGAAGGCATTTGAAGAACTGAAGATGAAATTGACAACAGCCCCACTTCTTGCACTTTCAGATTTCGGTaagacatttgaaattgaatgtgatgcaagtggtaTAGGAATTGGTGGcgttcttatgcaagaaaggAGGCCGATTGCATACTTCAGTGAAAAGCTAAGTGGTCCAACTCTGAATTACTCagtttatgataaagaattatatgctcttgttagaagtttggaaacttggcaaCACTGCCTTTTGCCTAAAGAATTTGTGATACATTCAgaccatgaatctttgaaacatcttAAAGGCCAACTAAAACTGAACCGAAGACATGCAAAATGGAGTGAGTTCATTGAGTCCTTTCCTTATGTTGTCAAGTACAAGAAAGGGAAAGATAACATT GAAGCTCATGCAGGAAGACTTATGG tacattcgACCACAAAATTTTGTCcatttgagattgtctatgggttcaaacctactgctcccatcgatcttttgccTTTGCCTATGCAGGAACATGTGAACTTTGATGCAAGCAAGCGAGCAGAATTTGTCAAGAAGCTTCATGATCAAGCTAAAGCAAACATTGAGAAGATGACCAAGTTATATGAGAAGCACGCCAACAAGGGTCATAAGAAGATGTTATTTGAACCGGGAGACTTGGTTTGGGTGCACCtgcgcaaggatcgctttcctGAACAACGCAAGAGCAAGCTGCAACCCCGAGCCGATGGTCCATTCAAAGTGCTTcgcaagatcaatgacaatgcttATGAAATTGATCTTCCAAGTACTTATGGTGTGAGTACAAGTTTCAATGTCTCCGACCTTTCTCCATTCTTTGGATTgaaagagtcgaggacgactctttTTGAAGGGGGGAGGAttatatga